In the genome of Chromatiales bacterium 21-64-14, one region contains:
- a CDS encoding protease — MELVCPAGSLPALRAAVDHGADCVYMGFRDATNARNFPGLNFDIKSARLGLEYAHDANVRVFLALNTYPQPAHWGTWTGAVDAASDLGFDAAIIADLGLMHYATQRHPNLRLHLSVQGSATNHLAIEFYRRRFNIRRVVLPRVLSLPQVRRVIAHTPVPVEVFGFGSLCVMVEGRCALSSYVTGESPNTCGVCSPAKAVRWEETPTSRRSRLNGILIDEYAIGERAGYPTLCKGRFEVGGEVLYALEEPTSLNVLEILPELLRAGVAAIKVEGRQRSPAYVAQVTRVFRQALDACHANPEGFTIRPDWVQQLDNVAEGQTHTLGAYHRPWQ, encoded by the coding sequence ATGGAACTCGTGTGCCCGGCGGGAAGTCTGCCGGCGCTGCGTGCCGCCGTCGATCACGGTGCCGACTGCGTGTATATGGGGTTCCGGGATGCCACCAACGCCCGCAACTTTCCGGGGCTGAACTTCGACATCAAGAGCGCGAGGCTGGGCCTGGAGTACGCGCATGACGCGAACGTCCGGGTATTTTTGGCGTTAAACACATACCCACAACCGGCGCACTGGGGGACTTGGACGGGCGCGGTGGATGCCGCTTCCGACCTTGGCTTTGATGCTGCGATTATCGCCGACTTGGGGCTCATGCACTACGCCACCCAACGCCATCCGAACCTCCGCCTGCACCTATCAGTCCAAGGCTCGGCCACCAATCACCTCGCTATCGAGTTCTATCGGCGCCGGTTCAATATCCGTCGGGTTGTGCTGCCACGCGTCCTGTCACTGCCGCAAGTCCGACGGGTGATAGCCCACACCCCGGTACCGGTGGAGGTCTTCGGTTTTGGTAGCCTGTGCGTTATGGTCGAAGGCCGCTGTGCGTTGTCGTCCTACGTTACCGGAGAGTCGCCCAATACTTGTGGCGTCTGTTCGCCGGCCAAGGCAGTTAGGTGGGAGGAAACCCCCACCTCCCGGCGGTCGCGACTCAACGGAATACTGATCGATGAGTATGCGATCGGGGAACGCGCCGGTTATCCCACATTGTGCAAGGGACGCTTTGAAGTGGGTGGCGAGGTGCTTTATGCGCTGGAGGAGCCTACGAGCCTTAACGTCCTTGAGATCCTGCCGGAATTGTTGCGCGCCGGCGTGGCGGCGATCAAGGTCGAGGGTCGCCAGCGTAGTCCTGCGTATGTCGCACAGGTGACGCGTGTATTTCGCCAGGCCCTGGATGCCTGCCACGCAAATCCAGAAGGCTTTACGATCCGACCGGACTGGGTGCAGCAGCTCGACAATGTCGCCGAGGGGCAGACCCATACGCTCGGCGCCTACCATCGGCCCTGGCAGTGA
- a CDS encoding aminodeoxychorismate synthase, component I yields MRPLLAELPYRPDSAAAFAARLADRPWAVFLDSGRPAGRQGRYDILTADPATTLITRGGITEVRGPERTDLSPEDPFSLVRQALGPAADGVPGLPFCGGAIGYFGYDLARRLERLPVIATDADGIPEMAVAVYDWALVVDHEAQRTWLVGQGRDPRTRQRWADLTAQFSSPAPETRPRRFRVTSTARSNLDYQSYGAAFAAIQRYIQSGDCYQVNLAQRFTARVEGDPWAVYTRIRALSPVPFGAYLNGPGVQVLSASPECFLMVRDGWVETRPIKGTRPRAPDPRTDRALAESLRESAKDRAENLMIVDLLRNDLGKVCRCGSITVPELFRLESYPTVHHLVSTVRGQLAPGRDALDVLRAAFPGGSITGAPKLRAMEIIEELEPQRRGVYCGAIGYVGFDGAMDTNIAIRTLVHSAGRVCFWAGGGIVADSELESEYQETLDKAAAWLDALACMTERHVEG; encoded by the coding sequence TTGAGACCGCTGCTTGCGGAGTTGCCCTATCGTCCCGATAGCGCCGCGGCGTTCGCCGCCCGGCTGGCGGACCGCCCGTGGGCGGTGTTCCTGGACAGCGGCCGCCCGGCTGGGCGGCAGGGGCGCTACGACATCCTGACGGCGGACCCGGCGACCACCCTGATCACCCGGGGCGGGATCACGGAAGTCCGCGGTCCGGAGCGCACCGATCTCTCTCCCGAGGATCCGTTCTCTCTCGTCCGCCAGGCCTTGGGCCCGGCCGCGGACGGCGTTCCCGGGCTGCCGTTCTGCGGCGGGGCCATCGGATATTTCGGCTACGACCTTGCGCGGCGTTTGGAACGATTGCCGGTGATTGCCACGGACGCGGACGGGATCCCGGAGATGGCGGTCGCGGTCTACGACTGGGCCCTGGTCGTGGACCACGAGGCGCAGCGCACGTGGCTGGTCGGCCAGGGCCGCGACCCCCGCACCCGGCAGCGCTGGGCGGACCTCACGGCGCAGTTCTCGTCGCCCGCGCCGGAGACCCGGCCGCGGCGGTTCCGGGTGACCTCGACGGCGCGTTCCAACCTGGATTACCAGTCCTACGGGGCCGCGTTCGCCGCGATCCAGCGCTACATCCAGTCCGGCGACTGCTATCAGGTCAACCTCGCACAGCGCTTCACCGCCCGGGTGGAGGGCGACCCCTGGGCCGTCTATACGCGCATCCGCGCACTGAGCCCGGTACCGTTCGGGGCCTACCTCAACGGCCCGGGGGTCCAGGTACTGAGCGCATCCCCCGAGTGTTTTCTGATGGTGCGCGACGGTTGGGTGGAGACCCGGCCGATCAAAGGAACCCGCCCGCGCGCGCCGGACCCGCGGACCGATCGGGCCTTGGCCGAGTCCTTGCGGGAGAGCGCGAAAGACCGGGCCGAGAACCTGATGATCGTGGATCTGCTGCGCAACGACCTTGGCAAGGTATGCCGATGCGGGAGCATCACGGTTCCCGAGCTGTTCCGGCTGGAGAGCTACCCGACGGTACACCATCTCGTCAGCACCGTGCGGGGCCAGCTGGCCCCCGGGCGCGACGCGCTCGATGTCCTGCGGGCCGCCTTCCCCGGGGGTTCCATCACGGGCGCCCCGAAGCTGCGTGCCATGGAGATCATCGAGGAATTGGAACCCCAGCGGCGCGGCGTATATTGCGGCGCCATCGGCTACGTGGGCTTCGACGGGGCGATGGACACGAACATCGCGATCCGTACCCTGGTGCACAGCGCCGGGCGCGTGTGTTTCTGGGCCGGCGGCGGCATCGTGGCGGATTCCGAGCTGGAATCTGAGTATCAGGAAACGCTCGACAAGGCCGCGGCCTGGCTGGACGCGCTGGCGTGTATGACGGAGCGCCACGTGGAGGGTTGA
- a CDS encoding carbonic anhydrase produces MISAREALERLQEGNRRFVSSAQSGGALPSHSRPVELASNHHPFAIVLGCSDSRVPAEIVFDQGLGDLFVIRVAGNIVAPSQVGSVEFAASRFGTRLVVVLGHSQCGAILATIEELQRPEGNQSRNLRSIVDRVRPSVEGLLRTELRHDPDALVRHAVRANVGVSVSHLRYGSDVLEQLTRSDGLMVVGAEYSLETGVVEFFDGVEQL; encoded by the coding sequence ATGATATCTGCACGAGAAGCACTTGAACGTCTTCAGGAGGGTAACCGGCGCTTCGTCTCCAGCGCACAGAGTGGCGGGGCATTACCCAGCCATTCCCGCCCGGTGGAATTGGCGAGCAACCACCACCCCTTCGCAATCGTACTGGGTTGTTCCGATTCCCGGGTACCGGCCGAGATCGTGTTCGATCAAGGTCTGGGCGATCTGTTTGTCATTCGCGTCGCCGGAAATATCGTCGCACCCTCACAGGTGGGAAGTGTCGAGTTCGCAGCGTCCCGGTTCGGTACCCGCCTCGTCGTGGTCCTAGGACATTCGCAATGCGGTGCCATCCTCGCGACCATCGAGGAACTCCAACGGCCAGAAGGAAACCAGTCGCGGAACCTGCGCTCGATCGTGGACCGGGTGCGGCCCTCAGTCGAAGGGTTGCTCAGGACCGAACTCCGGCACGACCCGGATGCGCTCGTGCGCCACGCGGTACGGGCCAACGTTGGCGTATCGGTAAGCCATTTGCGCTACGGATCCGACGTACTGGAACAGCTGACCCGCAGCGACGGGCTCATGGTGGTCGGCGCGGAATATTCACTGGAGACGGGGGTTGTGGAGTTTTTCGATGGGGTAGAGCAACTCTGA
- a CDS encoding flavodoxin reductase has translation MTHKTTLLMKQFVTHDVLRFIVARPEGFAFEPGQGLDLAIDHERWRQQTRPFTPTSVAQDKVLEFTIKIYEEHAGVTRALAALNPGAGLTISDPWGTIRYQGRGVFIAGGAGITPFLAIMRQLRAEGRLDGHGLIFSNKSPSDVICEKELRAAFGERATFVTDREAGGHFIAGRVDETLLRRCVTDWSQRFYVCGPPPFNDAVMQTLRRLGAQPDTLIFEQ, from the coding sequence ATGACTCACAAAACCACCCTGCTGATGAAACAGTTCGTGACCCACGACGTGCTGCGTTTTATCGTCGCACGGCCTGAAGGGTTCGCCTTCGAACCCGGCCAGGGGCTCGATCTCGCTATCGACCACGAGCGCTGGCGCCAACAGACGCGGCCGTTCACCCCAACCTCGGTGGCACAGGACAAGGTCCTGGAGTTCACCATCAAGATTTATGAAGAACACGCGGGCGTGACGCGTGCACTGGCCGCCCTGAATCCAGGTGCAGGGTTAACGATTTCCGACCCTTGGGGCACGATCCGCTATCAGGGCCGCGGTGTGTTCATCGCCGGCGGCGCCGGCATCACGCCCTTCCTCGCGATTATGCGCCAGTTGCGCGCGGAAGGACGGCTGGACGGCCACGGTCTGATCTTTTCCAATAAGAGTCCCAGCGACGTCATCTGTGAGAAAGAGTTGCGTGCCGCTTTCGGGGAACGCGCAACGTTCGTAACCGATCGCGAGGCCGGCGGTCACTTCATCGCCGGTCGTGTGGACGAAACGCTGCTGCGGCGCTGCGTCACGGACTGGAGTCAGCGGTTCTACGTGTGCGGCCCACCGCCGTTCAACGATGCAGTCATGCAAACCCTGCGCCGCCTGGGGGCGCAGCCGGACACGCTGATATTCGAACAATGA
- a CDS encoding short-chain dehydrogenase: protein MPDKYARIAIVTGATSGIGEATARKFIASGFGVVGNGRNAIRLSALEKEFGTAFRGVAGDASDGAVLDKLFVSAGDHFGKTADIVVANAGSGLGGSVKDADLSGFENLLKINVTGTLALLQKAAQKMVAAQQNTYPNSAADIVIIGSVVGRHISPFSAVYGASKFAVHALAEGLRREVGTKGVRVSLVEPGIVLSGFQAGAGYTDEMVQSFEDKFGPLLVGDDVANAIHFIVTQPPHVHISDIMVRPTRQDYP, encoded by the coding sequence ATGCCTGACAAATACGCACGCATTGCGATTGTAACCGGTGCCACATCCGGTATTGGCGAGGCCACCGCCAGAAAGTTCATTGCCTCTGGCTTCGGGGTAGTGGGAAATGGGCGTAATGCCATCAGACTATCTGCGCTCGAAAAGGAGTTCGGCACCGCGTTTCGTGGTGTTGCCGGCGACGCCAGCGATGGCGCTGTGCTCGATAAACTGTTTGTCTCAGCCGGCGATCATTTTGGAAAAACAGCTGATATCGTTGTTGCCAATGCAGGTTCAGGTCTCGGTGGATCCGTCAAGGACGCCGATCTATCGGGATTCGAGAATCTGCTAAAAATAAATGTGACTGGCACCCTCGCTCTGCTGCAAAAAGCCGCACAAAAAATGGTCGCGGCACAACAAAACACCTATCCGAATTCCGCAGCCGATATCGTCATTATCGGGTCGGTAGTTGGACGGCACATATCGCCGTTCAGCGCAGTATATGGGGCATCCAAGTTTGCAGTACATGCACTGGCCGAAGGCCTACGACGCGAGGTTGGCACTAAAGGGGTGCGCGTTTCGCTGGTTGAGCCTGGCATCGTGCTGAGCGGATTTCAGGCGGGCGCGGGCTATACTGACGAAATGGTGCAGAGTTTTGAGGATAAATTTGGACCACTGCTGGTGGGAGATGACGTGGCAAACGCGATACATTTCATAGTGACCCAGCCGCCCCATGTGCATATAAGCGACATCATGGTTCGCCCCACGCGCCAAGACTATCCGTAA
- a CDS encoding TIGR01212 family radical SAM protein, protein MTLAEVVHTFGGYMQSRHGQRVHKIAIDAGFTCPNRDGTKDTGGCTFCNNSSFSPNGRNPESAAKQIDAGRRVIGKRTGARRFLAYFQAYTNTYDTPERLRALYDEALAQEGVVGLSIGTRPDCVPAPVLDLLAGYRDRGYQVWLELGLQSSFDRSLERVRRGHGFAEYQEAVHAAHARGLPVCTHLIIGMPGECARHVRTSLERVLEQGVEGLKLHPLHVVKGTQLANSWRRGEYQPWTLERYIKVVADLIERTPDEVVYHRVTGTASAKLLLAPLWCQYKWRVLNGIEAELRQRGSCQGTRRTERSCQH, encoded by the coding sequence GTGACACTTGCTGAGGTTGTACATACGTTTGGCGGATATATGCAGAGCCGCCATGGGCAGCGCGTGCATAAGATCGCCATCGATGCAGGGTTTACCTGTCCAAATCGGGATGGGACCAAAGATACCGGCGGCTGCACATTTTGCAACAACAGTTCCTTCAGTCCGAACGGCCGTAATCCGGAGTCGGCAGCAAAGCAGATCGACGCCGGCCGTCGCGTCATTGGCAAGCGAACTGGCGCGCGGCGCTTCCTTGCCTACTTTCAGGCGTACACGAACACCTATGATACGCCAGAGCGCCTACGTGCACTATATGATGAGGCGCTCGCGCAGGAAGGTGTCGTTGGCTTGTCGATAGGGACGCGCCCGGATTGCGTACCCGCCCCGGTTCTTGATCTACTGGCCGGCTATCGCGACCGGGGTTATCAGGTGTGGTTGGAATTGGGTCTGCAATCGAGTTTCGATCGATCCTTGGAGCGTGTGCGTCGCGGTCACGGTTTCGCGGAATACCAAGAGGCGGTACACGCGGCACATGCGCGCGGATTGCCTGTATGCACGCATCTGATCATTGGCATGCCCGGCGAATGCGCCCGGCATGTGCGTACCAGCCTGGAGCGGGTTCTGGAGCAAGGCGTGGAGGGGCTCAAGCTTCATCCGTTGCACGTCGTAAAGGGAACACAGCTCGCCAACAGCTGGAGGCGTGGAGAGTATCAACCGTGGACGCTGGAACGCTACATCAAGGTCGTCGCGGATCTCATCGAGCGTACCCCGGACGAAGTGGTCTACCATCGGGTGACTGGGACCGCCTCAGCCAAACTGTTGCTTGCGCCGCTGTGGTGCCAGTACAAATGGCGGGTACTCAACGGCATTGAGGCGGAGCTACGCCAGCGGGGCTCCTGTCAGGGCACCCGCCGGACCGAACGGTCGTGCCAGCACTAA
- a CDS encoding U32 family peptidase has translation MRLSLGPLLYFWPRQRTYDFYASAATWPIDVVYLGETVCSKRREMRLTDWLQIAELLESAGKQVVLSTLALVEAESELLAMGRIATNGRYWVEANDMAAVTLLGDNREFVAGPHLNTYNAETLSLLSECGARRWVMPVEISRNSLQDLQSKRPAGMETEVFAYGRLPLAFSARCFTARAHNQAKDDCQLRCRDFEAGMELNTRDGSSLFALNGIQVQSAKIYDLSEAIRDFRSLGVDILRLSPQTQDMGAVVERFRRTLDAPSESLLPALEVGTTAAARQCNGYWYGFPGMDWRERLEEGGDALLCEV, from the coding sequence ATGAGGTTATCACTCGGACCCCTGTTGTACTTCTGGCCGCGTCAGCGGACTTATGACTTCTACGCATCGGCGGCCACGTGGCCGATCGACGTCGTGTATCTTGGGGAGACGGTTTGTTCGAAGCGCCGCGAAATGCGCTTGACCGATTGGTTGCAGATCGCGGAACTGCTGGAAAGCGCCGGAAAACAGGTGGTGCTGTCCACGCTGGCGCTAGTGGAGGCGGAATCCGAGCTGCTTGCCATGGGCCGTATCGCAACCAACGGGCGTTACTGGGTCGAGGCCAACGACATGGCGGCCGTGACCTTGCTCGGCGACAATCGCGAATTTGTCGCAGGTCCGCATCTCAACACGTACAACGCCGAGACTTTGAGTTTGTTGTCCGAGTGCGGTGCGCGTCGTTGGGTGATGCCGGTGGAAATTTCGCGTAACAGCCTTCAGGACCTGCAGTCAAAACGGCCCGCTGGAATGGAGACCGAAGTATTTGCCTATGGACGGCTGCCGCTCGCCTTCTCAGCGCGTTGCTTCACGGCACGGGCGCACAACCAAGCCAAGGACGACTGCCAATTGCGTTGCCGGGATTTCGAGGCGGGGATGGAGCTCAATACGCGCGATGGCAGCAGCCTGTTTGCGCTCAACGGCATCCAGGTGCAGTCGGCGAAGATCTACGATTTGTCGGAGGCAATCCGGGATTTCCGGAGCTTGGGCGTGGATATTCTGCGCCTGTCGCCGCAGACGCAAGACATGGGTGCAGTGGTCGAGAGGTTCCGGCGTACCTTGGATGCGCCATCAGAATCCCTGCTGCCGGCGCTCGAAGTCGGAACGACGGCCGCGGCGCGGCAATGCAACGGATACTGGTACGGGTTTCCGGGGATGGATTGGCGGGAGAGATTGGAGGAGGGTGGTGATGCACTGTTATGTGAGGTATGA